The window AGATGGGGACGACCCCGTTCTCAAGGAGAGAATTGATGGTGTTGTTGAGATTGATGGCGCTGTCCCTGTCCGAATACGTGTCGAGGGACATCAGGACCTGCCCTACGAGCATCCCCTGCCTCTGAAAGCTGTCCGACCATCTCTGCATCAGGATACTCTGGCCGACGGATGCCGCGGCCTGCCTTATCGGGATGTCGTTGGGGTTCGCCTGGACCTTCATGGCCCTGAGTCCCACACCGATCGCACCGGATGTGACTATCAGGACCTCCTTCCCCTCTTCCCTGAGTGCCTTGACCTGCTCGGCCACAGAATCCATGAAGTCGATGGATATCGTCTTCCTTCCCTGCATCAGGGACGTGGTACCTATCTTGATCACCACGCGGTCCACATTTCCCAAGAGCTGTTTCCTGGACATGTTCACCTCAGGGGATACTCCTTATCCGGATGTGTATGCTTGAACGGTCTGGCACTCTTGCCCACGTAGTCCTTGACTACCTGTCCGTCGCCGATGAGGACGTACTTGTAGATCATCAGCCCCTCCATTCCGACGGGGCCTCTTGCATGGATCCTGTTGGTGCTGATTCCGACCTCCGCGCCCTTCCCGAATCTGAATCCGTCCGCGAAACGGGTCGATGCGTTGACGAACACGTCCGCCGAATCGACCTTTGCGGCGAACTTGGCGGCGTTGGCCTTGTTGGTGGTGATTATCGCATCAGTGTGGTGGGAACCGTGCCTGTTGATGAACGCGATGGCATCATCCAGATCATCCACCATGCCCACTGACACGATGAGGTCGTTGTACTCCTCATCCCAATCAGACTGCCCCTCGGGGACCACATCCGCCACCGCCCGTCTGATGGCGGCCGTGTGATGGGTGTCGGGGTCGACGACGACGCCGTCGACCTTGAGGGTACCGTCCCATTTGGACTCCTTCGCCGGGATCGCGTCCGGCACGATGGCCCTGATTCTCTTGTCCCCGCGGACCTCCACGTTCTTGGACCTCAGTGCGGCTATCGCTTTGGATACGAATGCGGGGTTCGTCCCCCTGTCGAATATGATGTTCTCGACCGCGTTGCATGCGGCGGGATACTGGATCTTGGAATCCACGATGACCTCCAGTGCCTTGGTCTCGTCGAACTCCTTGTCGACGTATATCGTGCAGATTCCTGACGAATGGCCCAGCACCGGGATCCTGGTGTTGTCCTGGATGTACCTGACGAAACTGTTGGATCCCCTCGGGATCAGCAGGTCTATGTACTCGTCGAGAGCGAGTATCGCACTGACGTCCTCCCTGGACTCCAGCAGCACGAAGGCCCCCTTAGGGGTGCCTGCGGACTCGGCGGCCTCGCTCAGTATCCTGAACAGTGCGCCTATGGTATTGGCGGCCTCGCTGCCGCCCTTGAATGCCACACAGTTCCCCGACTTGAGGCAGAGCGACATGACCTGGGGGACCACATCGGGACGGGATTCGAACACCACGCCCAGCATGCCTATCGGGCATCTGATCTGATACAATGTGAGATCGTCGTCCAGCTCGGTGACGTCCATCACCTCTCCGACCGGATCGGGCAGTGCCACGACGCTCATCACACCTCTGACCATCTCATCGATCTTGGCATTGTCAACGACCAGGCGCTTGTACATGGCCTGCGGCAGATTGCTCTCCTCCGCATTCTTGAGGTCCATTCTGTTAGCGTCGATTATGGCTCCGCGGTTATCGTCCAGCGCGTTCGCCATAGCGATCAGTGCCCTGTCCTTCTGCATCCTGTTGAGGGTACCGAGTTCCACCGTTGCCGCTTTGGCCGCCTTGATCTGCTCGATGATGGTCATCCTGCATCGCCAATGGACGAAGATATTTAATAGGGTAATCCTGTCGGGAGGTCTAAGCCGAGATAGCCAAGCCCGGTATGGCGGCGGTCTCGAAAACCGCTGGGCCTAGCCCTCGGGAGTTCGAATCTCTCTCTCGGCGCCATTCTCACCTTATCATTCGGATAAACCTTGATATGAACTATATAATTGGCAGAGTTTGGTCGCTTAGGAGCCACATCCCTCTGCCGTGCCCCCCGATTGGGACGAGCAAATGATGGATTGCGCCGTTATATCGATTACGTTCAGAAAGTTAGCAGATCGGAAATTAGGGATTCCATCTTTCTGTAGTCGCATACCATGGAATCCGATGCGGCGTCGATCATCCTTTGAGGATCCAGTCCATCGAAGGAGATTGAATGTCCAGACTCGACAACCAGCTGCTGAATGAACTTGCGCTGGGTGCGCCCATTCCCTTCCCTGAAGGGGTGGACAGCGTTGAGTTCACCGAAATAGTAGGCGAGTCTGGAGACGTATTGGCCCCTGTCGGTGATATCTTTGAGAAGATTCTCCTTATGCAGTTGGGAGAATATGGAGTCCAACTGGGATTGGATGTTAGCACAATAGCAGAACGGGACTCCTTTGGATATCTCCACCGTTCTGAACTCGCCTGCCCAATCATAGATGTCCTTGAAGATACGGTGGTGAATGGCTCTGAGGTGATTCGTATCGAAGCCTCCTTTGACAGGATCGGCATCCAGCTGAATCATGGCAATCAAAGTCAGCCGGCCCTCTGCTGAAACAAGCTCATCATAATCTGTGATGCCCAGCAAATTGCGAAGCACGTTAGAATCAGGATAACAATAGATGTCATCCTTCACATGGAAATACGGCTCAATAGTCATGATCTGTATTCGGAGATGATCTGACTTATAGCATCATCGAAGGACATCTCGCCTTTAAGACATCTGAGAGCGAGGAGCTTCGTTTCCTCCGGAATGTGGAAACCCTCGGCTTCGACAGAGCCGACGTTGCTGTTGATTATGGCCATCTCATCCATGGATTACCATATGCTCTGGACCGAGTTAAAAGTATTGATGGTAGGCCCCTGGAACCGAATGAGGGGCATTTGGCAATACGGTAAGAAGGGTGAAAGAAGGCGTTTCTAGAAGAAGATCGAACTATGTCTTGCAGCTTTCTTCAAGTGATGGCGTAGAGATGTTGCTAAACAACTTGAGGAAGCCCCGCCTAATGGCGAAGCGCCCACTTTGTCTGGCTCTATGAGTTTCGAATCTCTCTCGGCGCCATTTCCTCCCTTCTTGTTATCCCCACGGCCTAGGGGACACCATCAAAGCAGACGGCCCGCCACACTGATAACAGGCATAAGAACCAACCTCTTTGGAACCGAACCTCCTGTACATACATCCGAGCCTTGGTGATGGTCACGATCACCTCGAACGCATGAAAGCACCCTGATAACAATAAATCTCAGTTCGACCTACTAACGATGCGAAGGGTCGGTGAGATGAGACAGTATACCGTCGATGCTTTTACGAGCAAGCCTTTTTCTGGGAATCCTGCGGCAGTATGTGTGTTGGACAGATGGGTGGCGGATACCTTCATGCTAAATCTTGCGATGGAGAACAATCTCAGCGAGACAGCATTCATCGTCAAAGAGAAAGGGGGCTATCATCTGAGATGGTTCACGCCCGGAAAAGAGGTCGATCTGTGCGGCCATGCTACCCTGGCTTCGTCCTTCGTACTGCTCAACTTCTATGAGCAGGATAAGGATTCGATAGAGTTCGACACGCGCAGCGGAAAGCTGACCGTCGTAAGGAGGGATGATCTGTATATGATGGATTTCCCTGTGTGCGAGCAGCATGAGGTCCAGGTGACGGACGAAATGGTAAAAGCATTTGGCGCCAGACCTGTGAAGGCATTGCTCGGGACGGACCTCATCTGTGTCTTTGAATCGGAGAAACAGATCCGTGAGATGCGTCCAGACCAGGATGTATTGGCAAGGCTCCCCGGCCGCGGACAGAGCGCCACCGCGCAAGGAACGGATGTGGACTGCGTATCCAGGAGCTTCTTCCCGAAACTCCTGGTCCCAGAGGATCCGGTATGCGGCTCCGCCCATTGCCAGATTGCGGACTACTGGTCAAAAGAGCTCGGGAAGACGGCCATCCATGCATACCAGGCCTCCAAGAGGGGCGGGCATCTGTTCTGCGAATTGCTTGATAACGGAAGGATCAGCATAAGCGGAGAGGCGGTCCTGGTATCCGTCTCCGATGTTATGGTGAATTCCGCAAACTGAGGTCCCTGTACGGCCACGAACGCCTTTTCGACATGGAGATCGCGTAAAGGGCCAAGAAGGAATACGCCTATTGAGGTTCAATCATCCACGATCTCGATCTTCTTGTAGAGGAACTCCTCGCTCTCGCCGAGGATCTCCAGACTGCCTTCCCTGTAGTAGTCGTCCGAATCGCGATTCAGCCCGACGTTCTTCAGTTCGGAGCTGTAGAAGGCGTAGACCGATCCGGAGAAGATACCGACGATTATCAGGGCGAACGCGGTGGCGTTGGCCAGCTCCTCCCCCCTGAACTCCAGGGTGAACGACCAGAACAGGACCGCCATGATAATGCAGAACAGGGATACCGAGAATATCCCCAGTTTCCTCCTGTCCACCGGGATGTCCCCGGCGACCTTGCCTGTCTGTCCGTTCATGGCGAACGTGTAACGCTTCTCGTTCCATTTCATGTTGAATAGCCAGACAGGATAGAGGACGTAATCCGCATCCGACCTCTCGGCCCTGATGTCGGAACTGCTGAGGTTCACCTCGTCGTATCCTTCGACGGTAGCCTTGAACGCCTTGTCCACGCTGTTCGCGATGCGCATGCGCATGCGCGGAAGCACATCCTCCTGGGGAACGTCGTACTTGTCCGCGACGTATCCCGATAGGTAGTCCGTCTTGAAGGAATCCGCCTCGGAGATGTCGAACGGCTCCAGCGAATCCATTAGGTCGTCGGGCATCTTGGAGGATGCGTCGGCGGGGAGATGGTCGTACGATATCCTGCCCTCCCTCCTGACACGGTAGTACTTCCTCTCCTTGACGTCGCCGTTCTTCCCCAGGAGTATCGTGTGCTCCTTGACGGCCGTGTATGCCATGTCGGCATGGATGTCAGCGCTGTACACCCAATACGGGACGTACAGGCCCTTGATCTCGTCGACCATGCTCTCCTCCTTGAACCCCTTGGGGACGAAACGCCTCTTCCTGTAGTGGCGATCCAAGGCTTCCAGGGCCTTCTCCCTGTCGAACTTGAACGGGATGACCTTGTCCGGTCTCAGGGAGCCTTCCAAGCGTCCTCTGAGGATCACCGGGTTACCGCAGAACGGACAGACCGTGGCTGAGGTGGTCCTTTCCGTGTAAAGCCCACTGCCGCATGTACCGCATGAATACTCGTCGAGGGAGTCCAGATCGCCGTCGTCCCAGTCCTCTCCGCCGTTCCTAGCCAGATCCAGAGAGGAATCCTCGACATCCTTGGATCCCTCATCGACAAGGATAGAGCGCGGATCGTACTCCGCTCCGCAGTATTGGCACACGACCTTCTGGGACCCTATATCGAATGACATGGCCGCTCCGCAGTTGGAGCACTGGTGCTCTATGGTCCCTTTCATTCGTACCCTTCCCGAGGAATCCTCATGTGCCAGCATCCGAAATATTCTGATGCTGCATGTGATTGATTGTATTCCACGTTAAAGAGCATTACCCGCTACGGGGAGTGAATAATATCCACTGATGATACCAATCCTGATTCCCTTTTTATCGTCGGATAATCATCCCAAATCATGGGAAGACTAAGCGACCTCATCAAACTGAACAACCATGCCGTAGCCATCTACCGCGAGAAGACCATCCCTGCGGATGCTTTCGTCCCGCAGAACGGACACTGCACCATACCGTCCCTTCTCATGCACTGCGTGCGTCTGGGCGGGAAGACGGCAGCAGATTCTGAACATTCTCCCTGCCACGGGTCAAAGAGCGGGTTCGGATTCGGTGGCATGGGCAGCCGTCAGAGATCCGCCTGGTCCATGTCGGTGATCCCCGAGGAGGAGAGGGACAAGATCGCCCACAGGGGCTCAGGGATGTCCTACTTCAAGGACCCCGAGATCGCCATGGTCCAGATGGAGCCCATCAAGGATTACGGCGACGGATCCGATGTGATCGTATTCCAGGACCTGGACGACGCGATCAAGGAGAACAGGCCCATCGAGGTCGTCGTCTTCATAGTCGACCCCGCGCGCCTCACCGCCCTCCAGCAACTCGCCTCTTTCTCCAAGAGGACTCCCGGCCCAGGGGCCATCATGCCGTTCGGACACGCCTGCCAGCAGGTGTACGCCATTCCCAGGGGAGAGGGTGAATCGGACGACCCTCACGCGATCATAGGGATGACCGACATGTACGCCAGGCGCTTCGTCGGCAATGACCAGCTGTCCTTCGCGGTTCCTTACAAGCTCTACCAGAGAATGGTGGGTGACATCGATGACTCCTTCTTCAAGAAGGAGAAGTTCATCGAAAGTTTTGAGAAATGCATCTGAAAACGGTTTGGGACCGGGGGTCTCTCCCCGGTTCAGAACAGTTTCTTGCGACCTTTCTTGACGTTCTTTCCGGCAGTCGAGTCGAGCTTCATCAGGAGCTCCCTCTCCTCGTCGGAGACCTTCTTGGGGATGTTGACGAACACGCGGACCATCATGTCCCCTCTCGATGACGAGTTCATCCTCGGAAGCCCCTTGCCGGGCACCCTGAGGACGGTCCCCACGGATGTGCCAGCAGGTATGGTTATCGAGACCTTGTCACCATCGATGGCGGTCACGGTCTCCTCGCCTCCTAGCACCAGTCTGGGGTATGTGGTGACGATCTCCGTCCACAGGTTGGAACCGTCGCGCTCGAAGTTCTTGTCCTCCTTCACGTGGGTGACGACGAACAGGTCCCCTGGGGCCCCGCCGTTGTAACCCGCGTTGCCTGCGCCGGGCACCCTGATCCTCATGCCCTCCTCGATCCCCTTGGGGACGTTCAGGTCGATGTGCGAATCGGTGGTTATCCTGCCGTTACCGCGGCAGCGGGGGCACTTCTCCGCGGAGGCCTTACCCTTCCCGTGGCATTCCGGACAGTCGGATACGGACACCATGTTCCCGAAGGGGGTCCTCCTGACGGACTGGACCTGTCCGGTCCCTCCGCACCTGGAGCATGTGGTGACCTTGCCGTCCTTCCCACCGGTACCGTTGCATGCCTCGCACACGACGGAGTGGGGGACATCCAGCTTGACCTTCTTGCCCTCCAGCACGTCCTTCAGCGTGATCTCGATGTCATATCTGAGGGAATCCCCCTGCTGCGCGGCGTTGCGGGACCTGGACGACCTCATGCCTCCGCCGAACATGCTTCCGAAGATGTCCCCGAAGATGTCGCTGATGTCGTCGGCATGTGTGAAGTTATCCCAGGTGAACCCGCCTTCTCCGAACTGCTGGTTGACCCCTTCGAAACCGTACTGGTCGTACAGTTTCCTCTTCTCCTCGTCCGAGAGGACCTCGTAGGCCTCCGAGATCTCCTTGAACTTGGCTTCCGCCACTTCCTTGGGCTCGGTGGAGACGTCCGGGTGATACTTCTTCGCAAGGTTGCGGTACGCCTTCTTGATCTCCTCTGGGGTCGCGGTCTTCTCGACTCCCAGGACCTCGTAGTAGTCTCTCGGCATCTGTCTCACTCGTCGTCAACAATCTTGTAGTCGGCGTCGACGTAGTCGCCGTTGTTGGTCTTGCCCTGGTCCTGCTTG of the methanogenic archaeon mixed culture ISO4-G1 genome contains:
- a CDS encoding glutamate-5-semialdehyde dehydrogenase ProA produces the protein MTIIEQIKAAKAATVELGTLNRMQKDRALIAMANALDDNRGAIIDANRMDLKNAEESNLPQAMYKRLVVDNAKIDEMVRGVMSVVALPDPVGEVMDVTELDDDLTLYQIRCPIGMLGVVFESRPDVVPQVMSLCLKSGNCVAFKGGSEAANTIGALFRILSEAAESAGTPKGAFVLLESREDVSAILALDEYIDLLIPRGSNSFVRYIQDNTRIPVLGHSSGICTIYVDKEFDETKALEVIVDSKIQYPAACNAVENIIFDRGTNPAFVSKAIAALRSKNVEVRGDKRIRAIVPDAIPAKESKWDGTLKVDGVVVDPDTHHTAAIRRAVADVVPEGQSDWDEEYNDLIVSVGMVDDLDDAIAFINRHGSHHTDAIITTNKANAAKFAAKVDSADVFVNASTRFADGFRFGKGAEVGISTNRIHARGPVGMEGLMIYKYVLIGDGQVVKDYVGKSARPFKHTHPDKEYPLR
- a CDS encoding Fic family protein, whose translation is MTIEPYFHVKDDIYCYPDSNVLRNLLGITDYDELVSAEGRLTLIAMIQLDADPVKGGFDTNHLRAIHHRIFKDIYDWAGEFRTVEISKGVPFCYCANIQSQLDSIFSQLHKENLLKDITDRGQYVSRLAYYFGELNAVHPFREGNGRTQRKFIQQLVVESGHSISFDGLDPQRMIDAASDSMVCDYRKMESLISDLLTF
- a CDS encoding phenazine biosynthesis-like protein — encoded protein: MRRVGEMRQYTVDAFTSKPFSGNPAAVCVLDRWVADTFMLNLAMENNLSETAFIVKEKGGYHLRWFTPGKEVDLCGHATLASSFVLLNFYEQDKDSIEFDTRSGKLTVVRRDDLYMMDFPVCEQHEVQVTDEMVKAFGARPVKALLGTDLICVFESEKQIREMRPDQDVLARLPGRGQSATAQGTDVDCVSRSFFPKLLVPEDPVCGSAHCQIADYWSKELGKTAIHAYQASKRGGHLFCELLDNGRISISGEAVLVSVSDVMVNSAN
- a CDS encoding chaperone protein DnaJ; the encoded protein is MPRDYYEVLGVEKTATPEEIKKAYRNLAKKYHPDVSTEPKEVAEAKFKEISEAYEVLSDEEKRKLYDQYGFEGVNQQFGEGGFTWDNFTHADDISDIFGDIFGSMFGGGMRSSRSRNAAQQGDSLRYDIEITLKDVLEGKKVKLDVPHSVVCEACNGTGGKDGKVTTCSRCGGTGQVQSVRRTPFGNMVSVSDCPECHGKGKASAEKCPRCRGNGRITTDSHIDLNVPKGIEEGMRIRVPGAGNAGYNGGAPGDLFVVTHVKEDKNFERDGSNLWTEIVTTYPRLVLGGEETVTAIDGDKVSITIPAGTSVGTVLRVPGKGLPRMNSSSRGDMMVRVFVNIPKKVSDEERELLMKLDSTAGKNVKKGRKKLF